Proteins encoded within one genomic window of Episyrphus balteatus chromosome 1, idEpiBalt1.1, whole genome shotgun sequence:
- the LOC129921363 gene encoding WD repeat-containing protein 47 isoform X1 translates to MQSAKLALREEDVVRLTLEFLDNRELHISQLSLERETGVINGQYSDDVLFLRQLILDGQWDDVVEFIQPLEALSQFNIKKFCYTILRHKYIELLCIKSEAGGSHTAAGQGVNSMEGAVEEVVQLLEQLEKLAPTKEEYSNLCLLLTFPRLADHLQFRDWNPSKARVQCFREIFPLVEKFLPHDSKLNVAPWAKNDRLIQLIIKGVLYESCVSYCQAKATGSTEAFNQDLIFSKLLDGSVGFSDSDLSLLSWLQSIPSEIFSVPFEQKTLNVNVECLERPSLETSWTEHMLVTPIKPKTFPHSVMPFTRPRSAADIMTRSLVSNLEALPFGMNAAKLSDTIEKSAMSRSSFASFHLTGIKSMNRNVMANSVDRLFSNDFSSGNGNANHGGGEFESLPSIQEIRDINSSQETQSSEKGGGQHDRSSGRESPNTATSTAKSSRRDSLSESQTIPAHMKIVKQTAAAARAVSPPQSAPVPTVPDESYNSPKASLNFSTRMKGELFEKFHNQKMKKEEEITSSIMADSHDATADPMNTSFLNKDSGRPHFVAVTSLEDVQAVRCAEFHPSGRIYAVGSNSKTFRICEYPSLLEVQEQHTTYQPTVLFKRTKHHKGSIYCMGWAPDGELVATGSNDKTIKLMRYNEVSKQLEGGEIELTVHDGTVRDLCFLEDSTNKASLLISGGAGDCKIYVTDCATATPFQALSGHGGHILSLFNWGCAVFASGSHDKTVRFWDLRTRGCVNTITPATNPSSRQGSPVAAVCVDPSGRLLVSGHEDSSCVLYDIRGNRPIQCFKPHAADVRSIRFSPSAYYLLTSGYDNKLVLTDLQADLTLPLPSVVVAQHADKVISGRWHPTDFSFLSTSADKTATLWALPPL, encoded by the exons ATGCAATCGGCAAAACTTGCCCTCCGTGAAGAGGACGTAGTTCGACTTACCCTCGAATTTCTCGACAATCGTGAATTACACATTAGCCAGCTTTCACTCGAGCGCGAAACTGGTGTCATTAATGGCCAATATTCCGATGATGTGTTATTTCTACGTCAACTCATTCTCGATGGCCAATGGGATGATGTTGTCGAATTTATTCAACCTCTCGAAGCTCTATCACAATTTAACATAAAGAAATTCTGCTATACAATCCTTCGACACAAATACATTGAATTGTTATGCATTAAATCCGAGGCAGGTGGCTCCCACACAGCCGCCGGCCAAGGAGTCAATTCAATGGAAGGTGCTGTCGAAGAAGTTGTCCAACTTCttgaacaattagaaaaactaGCCCCAACTAAAGAAGAATACTCTAATTTATGTTTGCTTTTAACTTTTCCACGCTTGGCTGATCACCTTCAATTTAGAGATTGGAATCCCAGTAAAGCTAGAGTTCAATGCTTTCGGGAGATATTCCCTTTAGTTGAGAAATTCCTACCACACGATTCGAAGCTTAATGTTGCACCATGGGCTAAAAATGATCGACTTATTCAGTTGATCATAAAAGGTGTGTTGTACGAATCGTGTGTTAGTTATTGCCAAGCGAAGGCGACTGGTTCTACGGAGGCGTTTAATCAAGATTTGATATTCTCCAAGTTGTTGGATGGATCGGTTGGTTTTTCCGATTCAGATTTGTCTTTGCTCAGTTGGTTGCAAAGTATCCCATCGGAAATATTCTCAGTTCCATTCGAACAGAAAACGTTGAATGTGAATGTTGAGTGTTTGGAGAGACCATCGTTGGAGACATCGTGGACAGAGCATATGCTAGTGACACCGATTAAACCGAAAACATTTCCTCACTCGGTAATGCCTTTTACGCGGCCTCGAAGTGCAGCTGATATTATGACTAGATCTTTAGTCTCAAATCTTGAGGCGCTACCATTTGGAATGAATGCAGCTAAACTTTCCGATACAATTGAAAAGTCGGCAATGTCAAGGTCAAGCTTTGCTAGTTTCCATTTGACGGGTATTAAATCAATGAACAGGAACGTTATGGCTAATAGTGTGGATCGATTGTTTTCGAATGATTTTTCGTCGGGCAATGGGAATGCAAATCATGGTGGTGGTGAATTTGAGAGTCTTCCATCGATTCAGGAGATTAGGGATATTAATAGTTCACAGGAGACACAGAGTTCGGAGAAGGGTGGTGGTCAGCATGATAGGAGCAGTGGAAGGGAGAGTCCGAATACGGCAACGTCGACGGCGAAGAGTTCGAGGAGAGATTCGTTGAGTGAATCACAGACGATTCCGGCACATATGAAGATTGTTAAGCAGACGGCAGCTGCAGCAAG AGCTGTTTCGCCGCCACAAAGTGCACCAGTTCCAACAGTTCCAGATGAATCGTATAATTCACCAAAAGCAAGCCTTAATTTCTCGACCCGGATGAAAGGTGAACTCTTTGAAAAGTTCCacaatcaaaaaatgaaaaaagaagaagaaataacaTCTTCCATTATGGCCGATAGTCATGATGCAACAGCAGATCCTATGAATACATCCTTTTTAAACAAGGACAGCGGACGACCACATTTTGTCGCCGTTACTTCATTGGAAGACGTACAAGCAGTACGCTGTGCGGAATTCCATCCAAGTGGAAGAATCTATGCGGTCGGTTCGAATTCAAAGACTTTCCGCATTTGCGAATATCCATCGTTATTAGAAGTGCAAGAACAACACACAACATACCAACCAACGGTATTATTCAAAAGAACAAAGCATCATAAAGGATCGATTTATTGCATGGGATGGGCTCCCGATGGGGAGCTCGTGGCCACTGGGTCAAATGACAAAACGATCAAACTAATGCGTTACAATGAGGTGAGTAAGCAGCTAGAGGGCGGAGAGATAGAACTGACAGTTCATGACGGTACCGTGAGGGATTTGTGCTTCCTAGAAGACTCGACCAATAAAGCAAGTCTTCTTATCTCTGGCGGCGCTGGGGACTGTAAGATCTATGTCACCGACTGTGCGACTGCCACCCCATTCCAGGCCCTAAGTGGTCACGGTGGACACATACTGTCGCTCTTTAACTGGGGATGCGCCGTCTTTGCCTCTGGTTCGCATGATAAAACTGTTCGATTTTGGGATTTACGCACACGCGGTTGTGTCAATACCATAACACCAGCTACAAATCCCAGCTCGCGGCAGGGATCTCCAGTGGCGGCAGTGTGTGTCGACCCATCGGGTAGACTACTTGTCTCCGGGCATGAGGATAGCTCATGTGTGCTGTATGACATTCGTGGTAATAGACCGATTCAGTGCTTTAAGCCGCACGCGGCAGATGTCAGATCGATTCGCTTCTCACCATCAGCATATTATTTACTCACATCTGGGTATGACAACAAACTTGTGCTGACCGATCTACAAGCTGATCTAACACTCCCACTGCCATCGGTGGTGGTGGCGCAGCATGCCGACAAAGTAATCTCTGGACGCTGGCATCCCACagacttttcatttttgtcaacGTCGGCTGACAAAACAGCCACGTTGTGGGCGTTGCCGCCGTTGTAA
- the LOC129921363 gene encoding WD repeat-containing protein 47 isoform X2 has product MLVYCSGNCSSPVHLMRAVSPPQSAPVPTVPDESYNSPKASLNFSTRMKGELFEKFHNQKMKKEEEITSSIMADSHDATADPMNTSFLNKDSGRPHFVAVTSLEDVQAVRCAEFHPSGRIYAVGSNSKTFRICEYPSLLEVQEQHTTYQPTVLFKRTKHHKGSIYCMGWAPDGELVATGSNDKTIKLMRYNEVSKQLEGGEIELTVHDGTVRDLCFLEDSTNKASLLISGGAGDCKIYVTDCATATPFQALSGHGGHILSLFNWGCAVFASGSHDKTVRFWDLRTRGCVNTITPATNPSSRQGSPVAAVCVDPSGRLLVSGHEDSSCVLYDIRGNRPIQCFKPHAADVRSIRFSPSAYYLLTSGYDNKLVLTDLQADLTLPLPSVVVAQHADKVISGRWHPTDFSFLSTSADKTATLWALPPL; this is encoded by the exons ATGTTGGTTTATTGTTCTGGAAATTGTTCAAGTCCGGTTCACTTGATGAG AGCTGTTTCGCCGCCACAAAGTGCACCAGTTCCAACAGTTCCAGATGAATCGTATAATTCACCAAAAGCAAGCCTTAATTTCTCGACCCGGATGAAAGGTGAACTCTTTGAAAAGTTCCacaatcaaaaaatgaaaaaagaagaagaaataacaTCTTCCATTATGGCCGATAGTCATGATGCAACAGCAGATCCTATGAATACATCCTTTTTAAACAAGGACAGCGGACGACCACATTTTGTCGCCGTTACTTCATTGGAAGACGTACAAGCAGTACGCTGTGCGGAATTCCATCCAAGTGGAAGAATCTATGCGGTCGGTTCGAATTCAAAGACTTTCCGCATTTGCGAATATCCATCGTTATTAGAAGTGCAAGAACAACACACAACATACCAACCAACGGTATTATTCAAAAGAACAAAGCATCATAAAGGATCGATTTATTGCATGGGATGGGCTCCCGATGGGGAGCTCGTGGCCACTGGGTCAAATGACAAAACGATCAAACTAATGCGTTACAATGAGGTGAGTAAGCAGCTAGAGGGCGGAGAGATAGAACTGACAGTTCATGACGGTACCGTGAGGGATTTGTGCTTCCTAGAAGACTCGACCAATAAAGCAAGTCTTCTTATCTCTGGCGGCGCTGGGGACTGTAAGATCTATGTCACCGACTGTGCGACTGCCACCCCATTCCAGGCCCTAAGTGGTCACGGTGGACACATACTGTCGCTCTTTAACTGGGGATGCGCCGTCTTTGCCTCTGGTTCGCATGATAAAACTGTTCGATTTTGGGATTTACGCACACGCGGTTGTGTCAATACCATAACACCAGCTACAAATCCCAGCTCGCGGCAGGGATCTCCAGTGGCGGCAGTGTGTGTCGACCCATCGGGTAGACTACTTGTCTCCGGGCATGAGGATAGCTCATGTGTGCTGTATGACATTCGTGGTAATAGACCGATTCAGTGCTTTAAGCCGCACGCGGCAGATGTCAGATCGATTCGCTTCTCACCATCAGCATATTATTTACTCACATCTGGGTATGACAACAAACTTGTGCTGACCGATCTACAAGCTGATCTAACACTCCCACTGCCATCGGTGGTGGTGGCGCAGCATGCCGACAAAGTAATCTCTGGACGCTGGCATCCCACagacttttcatttttgtcaacGTCGGCTGACAAAACAGCCACGTTGTGGGCGTTGCCGCCGTTGTAA